The following is a genomic window from Panicum virgatum strain AP13 unplaced genomic scaffold, P.virgatum_v5 scaffold_4491, whole genome shotgun sequence.
TCTGAAATTCCCTCtctttgaaaatttcaaacagaTGGAGATTAAAAAGATGGAAGAATCATGTCACCCAGAAAAAACTGATGGAGAAGCAGTGTATACCAGCCTACGCATCAACCTCTCAAAGCACCAAAATGCATCTGCTTCATCGTTCAGCAGTACTATCATGGGCGAACATAAATCACTCATTCCTATCATGATGAGGAATGGGGGAAAAAAGACCTATGTAAGATACCTtccaggaaagaaaaaaaatgatatggTGCAAGTGTGAGGTACCCACCTTGGCAATAACCGACTTCTTTGTCAATCCATGCATATACAGCTAGAATATCCCACAACTTTTGAAGATTTTCTTTGTTCTCATAAAATACCATGGAGCGGTCAGTGCGTAGAACATCAAGGCCTATCATGCAGCTTCCTTAGGAAAGAAGAAAACATGGAATAATGGCAGGCAATAGTAACAAAAGAATAGCTGGTTAGGCCTTACCGATCTGATGCAGCGTAAGCTTCCAGTCAACGATTTGCCTATCAGTGACACGGTTCGTGGAGTCGCTGACCTCAACtctggtggtgctgctgctgctgctgctgctggaagtaCCTTGCGTAGCCTCGAGTAAAACCAATGGATCATTGATAGGGAATCCATCCTCAGTGATGATTGGGGCAGTGATAATTTTACCACTGCTAACGTGAGAATCCATCTCTCGGCACTCTTCCTTCCATCTAGCATACTGCATCCTGTGATAATTTTTAATTTACCGCAGCATTTAGTTCATCGGTTGGGGGAAATACCGCAGGAAACCTCAAAAAGGGAAGTAGTTTACAGTTAGAGGGAGGGGGAGTGTGTGGTCACCTTCTCCTGTGCCTAATCTGGTCCCGCTCATCGAAGGTGCTCCCAGGATCATAGCAGCCAAGCAAGAACTCCCAAACCTCCCCCCTGATGGCAGGGTGGACACCCTAGTAAACAGATACAAATACAGAGGGCAGGTGGAGAGACGATTGAGGTCCAGATGAATTGGTGTGAGCAAGGAACGGAGCGTACTGAACCATACCCCTCTCTGTATGCGGCTTAGAACAGAAGCGATGTCCAAGCAGCCTTCACGCGTAAACGCAGCGTGCCATTTCCGCACGCTCAATGTCTTGCCGGCCTGAAACCAACGCAGCTGGGGCTTGGATCTCGAACCAATCGGGGACGGGGAGGAAACAAGAAGCATAAGCTCACCTTGATCTTGAACTTGGTGCTGGGGACGTTTTGGCTGCAATCCGGGCGGACCTGGTAGAAGGAATCCGCGGCCTGCCCACTGTTCCCCCATCTCATCATATGTTACCGACTCCAATTAAGCAATTGCTGTTCTTCCCTTTGCCctttagcagcagcagcagcagcagcagcggatcGATCCGGCTATTTCCTTTCCTAACGAGTGAAAGAGAGGGGAACTGGATCGAGGGAGcgaggagaggaaagggaggtAGACGACCAGGGCAGCGGAGCAGTGGTTGGTTAGCTGGCTGGGTCAGCGGTCGCCTCCCCACTCCCCAGGCAGGCAGAGCAGGTACAACCCGcgcgctgcgctgcgctgccCTGCCGGCTTCCATCAAAGCTCCCCCTTTTCTCTCGTTTTTTTCTTTCGATactgatttttcttttctttttgaaaattgGTTCAGAGTTCCTCAGGTCACAATTGAAGTTCATGATGCGAAGAACACTCATGTTCAAAACACGCCATGTTCATCATTAATAAATTTGAATACCCAATCTTTTTCCACACCCCAAAAGCTAAGCCAATGACAAGGTGCCCCTCTCACCTTGTAAACTTGGGTGCACGTCATCAATCCAAGACTAGTCTAACAAATAATACATAttgcaacacacacacacacacacacacacttcaaatCCTAAACAGCTTTCGACTATGGATTGGATACTAAGCTTTCGATTGCATTGGCTTCACAAGCGATTAAGAGAACATATTCAATGATCTCTACTGCCTGTGGAGCTAGCGTTTTTGGAAATTGAAGAACTTGATGGAATAACCAAATACAAAGAAGAACGCAAT
Proteins encoded in this region:
- the LOC120694258 gene encoding rab GTPase-activating protein 22-like isoform X8, translating into MMRWGNSGQAADSFYQVRPDCSQNVPSTKFKIKAGKTLSVRKWHAAFTREGCLDIASVLSRIQRGGVHPAIRGEVWEFLLGCYDPGSTFDERDQIRHRRRMQYARWKEECREMDSHVSSGKIITAPIITEDGFPINDPLVLLEATQGTSSSSSSSSTTRVEVSDSTNRVTDRQIVDWKLTLHQIGLDVLRTDRSMVFYENKENLQKLWDILAVYAWIDKEVGYCQGMSDLCSPMIVLLNDEADAFWCFERLMRRLRGNFRCTQQSVGVENQLQHLASIIQVLDPKLHDHLETLGGGDYLFAFRMFMVLFRRELSFGDSLYLWEMMWALEYDPDIFTYDETGVATHKIEGSKPKILNNVNGHLDAKRTCAVALKLHRKYLKKMQGKKT
- the LOC120694258 gene encoding rab GTPase-activating protein 22-like isoform X7, translating into MMRWGNSGQAADSFYQVRPDCSQNVPSTKFKIKAGKTLSVRKWHAAFTREGCLDIASVLSRIQRGGVHPAIRGEVWEFLLGCYDPGSTFDERDQIRHRRRMQYARWKEECREMDSHVSSGKIITAPIITEDGFPINDPLVLLEATQGTSSSSSSSSTTRVEVSDSTNRVTDRQIVDWKLTLHQIGLDVLRTDRSMVFYENKENLQKLWDILAVYAWIDKEVGYCQGMSDLCSPMIVLLNDEADAFWCFERLMRRLRGNFRCTQQSVGVENQLQHLASIIQVLDPKLHDHLETLGGGDYLFAFRMFMVLFRRELSFGDSLYLWEMMWALEYDPDIFTYDETGVATHKIEGSKPKVKSIRQFGKYERENMKNGVNDGDGPVPISVFLVASVLKENSPKLLQEAQGIDDVIRILNNVNGHLDAKRTCAVALKLHRKYLKKMQGKKT